CATTACCCACTGAACTCAAACTAGAAGCAATGAAGAATACGATAGCTTAGTATGGATAATATATCTTGAGCAAAttacattcttttttttttactattcaCATAGTTTGATAGGATGCATAAGCTAAGTAGATAAAGTCAGAATGCATCGTCTTTTTTCACAATGATATTACGTAAAGTAGAAGGATCCCCATTCCCCCCCACCACCCACTGGTCACTACCCCACTCTTTCGCATGTGCTCCACACCTTCTTcatcaaaattatattattccATTTCTTAATATTATCTATACCCTGACATTCACCCTTTTCTATCCTTTCAATTCtctataaatattattaacTTATGATCATGTGTACAACTTGGTGGAATATACACCTTGAAACAATCAAATGCTCTGCCCCTCACTCCTAACACATACTAGAGATAAGTATGATACATAAAAAGATCAAGCGACCGATGAATCTGAAGTCTGTTGGTCGGAGAAGAACGAAAGGAATAAGTCGGTGTCGATTTGAGAAAGTTCCAAATCgagaattttcaaaaaatattttaaagagtTAAATTGATCGGTTTTTGTTCATCGACGATTGAAGTTGGTTTAAGTATTTACTAAACCGACTATAGTTAGTTCAGTGACAATTTGGTGAAAAAATCAACTGCAATGGTTCGATGATACCCTAATGTATAtgattaacttttttttctttgattagTTTCAAGTTAACTCAAAGCTCAACTATGTTCGAGATATGTGTCGAGCATTTCATGTTTGAAAAAGTCAAGTAACTTtagaattttttatattattttaatcttgattttgttaatataaaaagaaacatCTACTTTTGATTAGATTTTCACGTTTCATACGTATTTGTGGAGTGTGAtgtataaattaatttaaaataattatggagtgaaaatttaaaatatttgatttgaaTATTAAGAAAAATAGTGAAGGAGGGAAGTGAGGTGAAATAGCATTATGGGGGTCAGTCAGTTGTGCAGAGTAGTCAAGCCCAATTCTCGTttcttcttcattattattcaaATTCAATTTATATACTTTAGCAAAAGAAACACACACCAATAATGGAGCAACCCTATGAATTCAATGCTTTTCCACTAATTAATAGCCCACACCCTCCACTCCCTCTATCTTATTATATATCTATACTCTATATCCCACATTTACATTTTCCTAATTTCCTTTCCCCCataaagttaaattaaatttaaaaactatatatatgtgtgtgttacAAACACAGAAAGAAACGAATTGATGTCACAGGACACCCTCGTACTTGTATCGCCactaataataatagtaataaaattGGTAATATTTTAATTAGCATAATGAATGGATAGTATGTGTAGTATtacttctatttttaaattgatgAAATCCATTTGGTAGTTCCTAGAATCACTCATCTCATCTCATCTTTGCATCTCTCTCTTGTGCAGTCCAAGACCGGCAATAAacttgtttcaaaatttaatcctatcaattatttatgaatataatttaaataattttgataaAGTTTCTTAAATTTGAATGGCGGACCATTTCTCTAtctataataaaaatttaaaaaaaaaaggaaaaaaagaaagagttattaatcaatcaatcaatcTTTTGCCTCCACCGGCCAGCCTAATCGTGAGAGGCCTTAAACGCCTTCACGGGAAATGATCCACATCATTTCATTCCCTATAAATATAACCCTTTTCTTTACCATTCCCTTTAATTAGCATTTCCatccatttattattattccatttttttctcctccagtttgtttgtttgttgacccttttctttttctttttctttttcttttcttttctttccgaTTTCCCCAttacttttttatttctaaattaaaaattttaaaattttaaaattaaaagaaaaaagaatccTAAAAATGCCAACATTGGATGAAGAACTCTTCCCTTCCACCCCTGGTAAATTCAAAATCGAACAAAGAAGCTATGGAATCAACCGTCAATTCTACCGTTTCTTCGCTTCAACCAGCACCATGTTCTTATGGGCTCTCTTCTTAATCGCTCTCACCGTCTCCTATCTCAGCTTCCAAAGCTTCGTCGATTCCGGTACCCGCTATCTCTCCGCCTCATGGGGCGGTCTCCAATGGGAGAAACAAGTCCGTACATCCGCCGAGATCAGCCGTTCCGGTGGTATGTCTGTACTCGTCACCGGTGCTTCCGGTTTCGTTGGGACCCACGTTTCTTTAGCACTCAAACGTCGTGGTGATGGCGTTGTTGGACTtgataatttcaataattactACGATCCTTCCCTTAAAAAAGCTCGGAAGGCGCTTGTTAACCGCCATGGTGTCTTCGTCATTGAAGGCGATATCAACGATGCCCGATTACTGGATAAGCTTTTCGACATTGTCGCTTTTACTCACGTCATGCATTTAGCGGCCCAAGCTGGTGTCAGGTACGCAATGGAGAATCCTCATTCTTATGTTCATAGCAACATTGCAGGTCTCGTCACTCTTCTCGAGGCTTGTAAATCGGCCAATCCTCAACCTTCTATTGTTTGGGCTTCTTCAAGCTCTGTTTATGGTCTCAACGAGAAAGTCCCTTTCTCCGAATTGGATCGTACTGACCAACCCGCGAGTCTCTACGCTGCTACTAAAAAAGCCGGCGAGGAAATTACTCATACTTATAATCACATCTATGGATTGTCTATTACTGGTTTAAGATTTTTTACCGTTTATGGCCCATGGGGAAGACCGGACATGGCATATTTTTCGTTTACCCGGAATATTCTTCAGGGGAAGCCGATTACGGTTTATCGAGGGAAGAACGAGGTGGATTTGGCTAGAGATTTTACTTACATTGATGATATTGTGAAAGGGTGTTTGGGATCGCTTGATACATCGGGAAAAAGTACCGGATCGGGTGGGAAAAAGAAAGGGCCGGCACCGTATCGGATCTTCAATTTGGGGAATACGTCGCCGGTGACAGTGCCGGCGTTGGTGAGTATCCTGGAGGAGCATTTGAAGACGCCGGCGAAGAAGAACATCGTGGATATGCCTGGAAACGGCGACGTACCGTTCACCCATGCGAATATAAGTTCGGCCCGGATTGAATTCGGGTATAAACCGACGACCGATTTGCAAACCGGGTTGAAGAAATTCGTTCGATGGTATTTGTCTTACTACGGCTACGAACACGGGACGCCTGTAAATTAAGCGACGTCGTTTCATTggaaaaaaagatatatatatttttttggtgTTTATTGCTTTtccttttaatatatatatatacacatttatGTTTAGGGCTGTTTTATTACCGCTCTTAATCCGGGAAAAAAATGTGAAAGGAAAACACGGAAAATAATGCAAAGCAAATCCGTGAAGTCAAGTGGAGGAGATGTACTATTTGTTGTATGATAATCATTTTTGTACAAATTAaattccaatttcaatttttttttgggaattcttttttatttgcctcctttttttttactctaaattatttattttgttaaataataaTGTATGTGAAATATTCTACTTGGGCATCAAATAATAAACTGACTTTCTATTTATGTCAATAATAAAATAGatgatcttttaaaaaataaaacataaaacatgGTCAAACAGAACCTTATAATGCAGTggcaaattttgtttttattttaaaagatgtCGATCTTACTTGTTTGATTTAAATGTACAAAAAAGAAAGCATAGATGTATTATTTATATCAACTCcaaatctttttttcttttcaaaaacttttgaatttacCTAAGGTTTATATCGTTGTATAAGTagagataatttatttttttcaatgttaTTTTTGTTAGTTAAATGTTTTCAAAATGCAAAGATAATAGCTAGTTTTTATAGATCTAACATATGTGCAAACAATTTTGGCATCATAAAACACGTTGCAAATTGTTTATCGTGCAAAGAATGTATGTGGAAGAGAAACTATTGATTCTAGAAAAATCTTCTCTCTATCTTAAATTGTTTTCCAAATGCATACTTGGTGATCTtatgtaaattttgttttagaGAAGTAGGATAGTAACAACATCAAGATACATATATAAGTGGAAAAGTGATTCTCTTATTTGATAAAGTTGTAAACATCATACATAATACTTTTAGATCTATTAGCGGTACTAATATACATGGAATTGACAcgtgaaaatatattttatatttattactttttcttttaaaaaaagttatttttctTGACTTGAATATCAACGCATGTAAACTAACATCTTATTTATATCATTAAAagttttgataattttttaaataattgattttttaattaGAAGAAAACTCTATAATGTGAGGttggttttatttatttttaaaacatttcgAGGTTATTTAATGACTTAatataacttttttaaaaaatatttcaattgtCTAtttcttttgataatttttataaaattaaaacatgAATATTTGGGAAAATATAGTGGGTGGAAATTTGATGTAATGGTCTACACTaagtaattttaagtttaattaccttaagtttaattttgaccttgttgaaattattgttggtaTTATTTGAATTAACGATTGAAATCGTTTGTTTTAAGTGAATTGTGGTTGGTGGATTTGTATTTGAgggaattatgattaattatatatatgattatataattaattgaattatgaagttaagataattatattataaagataatataattatttaaggatatatattattttgggagaaaagaataaaagaagatAAAGGTGATGATTTGGTGGGAAGAGTTATTGGAGAGAGAGAGTGTTTGAGTTTAAGAAGGAGATTTGATGAATTTTAAACgaagaaagagaagatttattttattttgaaaagaatagggaaaaagaaaggaaaataatgataattatattattattattatcattatgcTTTAAATAGACTCTTTAGAAGGCGTGAAATTTCACTATTCATCATCTCCTCCTTCAAGAAACCTTAACCTCAcaaaaaccctagccgccaaTAAGCACCCGCCGCCGTCGTCGTCAACACTACCGATCGCGTCGTCTTTACGATCATCGATCGCCGGTCAAGTGGCTCAGCCAAGCCCTTCAAAGTTCATCATGTCAACCCCATTTTCGCTTCATGTCCCTCGCACCTCCACATTGTTTTAGCTCCGTCCATCGTCGAGTGCAACCATCGTCGAAACTCCGTCCAATTCGCATCAGAGATCATCGTTGAACCATTCCTTTTCGTCCCGAGCCATGCCTTAGCCGAGCCCAACCCAAACCGCACGGTAGCCGATCCTTCCTTGCAAGTCCTGCAAGTCGTCCGCCCGAGCCACTTGTTCCCTTCAGCCAGGCGCGCCCAGTCGTTTTCTGCCTTAGCCAAGCCGATTTCCTCTCTATCCAAGCTAGTTTGAGTCGCAAGCCTATATTTTGGTCTTTTCCCTTATTTTTGGTAAGTATTAAATGGGTTTTGGGTAATACCCATGAGATATTAATTATTggatcctaaatatttaattttggattaatttggttagatTTAGCTGGAAATCGTGCGCTTTGGAATTTTTCCTAaattaaggttgaattggaTTAAAACCTCaattttgggtaagttgaaCTAAATGATTTCTGGGCCTTTAGGCAactgttaattaagttattgaacttaGTATTTTCCCTTACTGTTTAAGACTTCATTGTTTGGGAAAGCTTGACTATTGCTGTTAGAActtggttaagctaatctccaagtaagatattcttctactagacctttgaattgaagttaagagcttgcatgtaatttctccattatgcattgatgtagctaagatgcataatgtgttgatgttgatgactgatatttatgactaatattatgttgatgatgataatgactgatagttatgattGAGTttttgttgatgatgatgattgatgatgttaATGTTACTAcgtgaaatattaatctcatgattaagtaTGTtgtgattaatattcatgttatgatgttatgttatgctacatgctatagATATGGTGTTtagttaactttatctattagagtcgtacccacatgggttgtccctcgggatcactaccTTTTTATGATTGTATAGTTCGACGGAATTGATGGAAAACATACATACGCAGTGGAAACAGGATCGGAaaaattactctatatgcaactaaacactttagtaattaacatgcttaagacaaccctaattacaatgattaaggttaaaagaaaattctttaccCTTGAAGCTCCCTAATGCTCCAAACCTTCTCACAATCGCACACCCGGAATCACCACTAGAGTTCACCCGCTATACTCCAGACTAAGAATCGGGTTGTGGTACCCGTCGAAAGAAAGAATTTAAAGAGAGATATGGAATGAAGTTTTTGATAAAAAATAGCCAAAAAAATAATCATGTTCAGCTTGAAAAAGAagaactatttataacctaattacatgcaaagttgcatgtaattagttggaTAATTTTTCAACACTTCGTATTCCACTAGCATTGAGTGGAATTACTCACTATTCCATTTAATGAGATTTTTTGAATATTCCCATTAATTTTAGTCAAGGGcgaaatggtcatttgaccatttttagtcaaagtcaaactttgacttttcaagtcaaaaatcaacattttgatttttaactattttgtccattttgactaatttcgacctcccgagcatgaattcgcatccattttcttgaaattcaaatcatatttgaatataaagtcctATAATCGAtgattatatcacatatattcatcagtttttctctctttacctaattcaaacaattcgaactattccaacatgttgttctaagttaaaaccgcatgagctagcaggggaacctaatggacctatagatcatgggctccaacgatccgggattaactgactaaacccttttagaccaagttaatcaacattcgttaactaacgagtcattccactaaagtctcgtagctgcactcccctcactatagatatatttttgtccatttgatataaccatgatcagtaatttaatccttcacaggttgttcgtaacctcgactgggtcaaaataccatttttacccttgagactacatcttgttccttaagttccactgatccactattgaacatttggtttaaggtccaatctATAAACTAAATCCCTCTCAGGGCAATGAGTGGTTGGGGCCCctatgttcaagacttggattcaatttttaagggaacaacctacctactaaccctaaagcgggtaggagtgaattccgtatTGCATCCTATGTTTCCAACTATTCACCTGAtattatccctgaaatgggaggtttATAGGGCCAATGCTAATGAGCTACCTTCATCtgtgcagatctaaggataatctcgtgtaaACAGGAGTTCGCAGTTAgttcaggattaagattaagttacctaggtcatcaatatacgagatagtcagttttaaacggTAAACGGCGTTATTAcgtaaaaatgactatttcatggttctgtcttatgtaaaccttttacatatgatgccccctctttcatgtctctacatgaacgatttaggaatACATCGTTAGTATTATTTACAAAGTGGGTCGCATCGATAGTATTTCTGAATAAAGCGTCCAACCTttaatcatatactatagactatttagactatttactcgaacttaatccatgtttatgtctctacataaagttcaagtttactcaaaaatagtcttgggatctatgtttattggatttaagaatatagttttcaaattctcaataacgactttattgaaaagaatatgattacaaactacgagttttaggacattaatTCCAACAGAAATCACCAGTCTAGTATGAGGTGATATGTATATGATggactcgacggggtcactcacaacccAATTGTCTTAATGTCTTTTTCGAGCTCACTAAAGACCaattttgtcctaggtgttcctttgggttcaccaaagaccagaaatgttcctacgggatcacaataagcgtgttcgggaacgtgccagtttaagGGTATTACTTtgtaggactctaataggaagttaacagacatctagcaggactagtagtaggtttcttactgagtatattttttatactcactctttaatgtttaattttttagacAAAGTTATAGGTAAAGGTAGAAGGAAGCTGgcaaatgacaagaagtgaccgtggcgtgCCATAGGGAAACGTTTTGCTTTCGCCATTATGCTATCAGtttgatttcagtatttttcggtatattttttttattactcttttaaaattagataggacccgagctaagatttcatttttagagatttatttcaacttatattagttatttataattttaatgagtatttgaggtttttttctatttatgaaaattagttatttttcattttgatttaagaaaCTTTTATTATCCTTTAAATAGTAACGACCTCAACtcagtataaagagttgggtcgttacatttgaGTTTAGAGATTTGAAGGCATGTGGATTGTGTACTTTTTCCATTTTGCAGATATGATAGAAAAACAAGTTCAACCCAAGTGATGCACCTGATACATTTGATATACACATGTTACACCTGATACACACTTgatacatatatttatatatataaatgttgaaaataaaaaaaaaaaaacataagttTTTAACTTAATGACATTCGGATAAATAAAACAACGTGAAAGATTTTAATTATCCTAAAAGtaacattttcttttcaaaactaTCCCACCCATCTTTAGGGTTTGGGTGACTTGGGGCAAGAAAGTGGATTTTTCCACCGTGTGCCGCAGAAAG
The sequence above is drawn from the Cucumis melo cultivar AY chromosome 2, USDA_Cmelo_AY_1.0, whole genome shotgun sequence genome and encodes:
- the LOC103487319 gene encoding UDP-glucuronate 4-epimerase 1-like — its product is MPTLDEELFPSTPGKFKIEQRSYGINRQFYRFFASTSTMFLWALFLIALTVSYLSFQSFVDSGTRYLSASWGGLQWEKQVRTSAEISRSGGMSVLVTGASGFVGTHVSLALKRRGDGVVGLDNFNNYYDPSLKKARKALVNRHGVFVIEGDINDARLLDKLFDIVAFTHVMHLAAQAGVRYAMENPHSYVHSNIAGLVTLLEACKSANPQPSIVWASSSSVYGLNEKVPFSELDRTDQPASLYAATKKAGEEITHTYNHIYGLSITGLRFFTVYGPWGRPDMAYFSFTRNILQGKPITVYRGKNEVDLARDFTYIDDIVKGCLGSLDTSGKSTGSGGKKKGPAPYRIFNLGNTSPVTVPALVSILEEHLKTPAKKNIVDMPGNGDVPFTHANISSARIEFGYKPTTDLQTGLKKFVRWYLSYYGYEHGTPVN